GCATGCCTGCGGTCATGCTTCCTCTTGCAGTTAATGCCCTTGTTCTGATTATTACACTCATCTACGGATGTAGAGAGGACATCCGGGAGCGTGCAGTACCGGTTGTGATGTGGTATCCCGCACTTGCAATCGGTATTCCCATGCTCATCTGGTTCTGGTACTCAGTAGCAGAAGCTGGAGACCTGCGCATGATGATGCCACTCATCCCTTTGATTCTCTTCTTTGTAGTTGCCTTCTACCTCTTTACCAGGTTCAACCTGATGGGTATGGCAGATACAAAAGCCCTGATACTCATTACCGTTCTCATTCCTTGTTTTCCGTTTGCCCCAGTCACCGGTTATCCCATCTTTGGCTTCCCACCGTACGTGTTCCTGCCATTCAGCGTTCTCTTCAATGCTGTAGTCATCAATCTCATTCTTCCGGTTACGTTCTTTATTATGAATGTAATCAGGGGAAACCGTGCACCATTGCCATATCTCTTTCTCGGATTTCCAGTGCAGGGATCTGATATTGAAAACCAGTTTGGGATAGTCATGGAAGAGTTTACCGAGGTTAACGGGGAACTGCAACGAAAATTTATCGGAGTAGGAGCCGCAATAAAAGATCTTGTAGCAGGGGGAAAGCGGGTATACACCAAATCGCTTAAAGAGCATCCAGAACGGTACCGCAAAGAACTTGCGTTATATCGGAAGGCTGGCACAGTCTGGATCAGTTATGGTGTACCCTTTTTGATCCCAATCACCGGTGGACTCATCTCTGCTCTCTTCCTTGGTGATCTTTTCGGATTTCTGATCAGGCTGGTTGTTTCATGAAGGATGTTGAATCAGGACTGGTAGAACTCAGTTTTGATGAGCAAGGGCTGATCCCGGTTATCACACAGGACCATGAGACCAAGGATGTTCTCATGCTCGCCTATGCTACCCGTGAAGCTGTAGACCTCACACAGAAAAGCGGTTACGCACATTATTACAGCAGATCACGTAAAAAGATCTGGAAGAAAGGTGAGGAGTCAGGAAACCTGCAGAAGGTTTATGAGATCAGGGTTGATTGTGATGCAGACACCCTGATCTATATTGTCTCACAACAATGCGCTGCATGTCACACCGGCCACTGGACCTGTTTTTATCGGACTATCAGCGGTAAAATTATAGCAGACCGCCTATTTGAGCCGGATAAGGTATATAATAAAAGCAATGAATGACCACGTTATAAGTGGTGAATATTTTTTGAAATTGGTGCCAGATACTAGCGTCGTCATAGACGGTCGCATCACCACTCTCATCGATACAGGTGAATATAACGGAGCTCAAATAATAATACCGGAAGCAGTAGTTGCTGAACTGGAGGCGCAGGCAAACCAGGGACGGGAGATCGGATTTTCAGGTCTGACCGAACTTCAGGAACTGTGTAAGCTCGCTGAAAGAGGTATAATATCAATAGAGTTCTACGGCGAACGCCCGACACTTGAGCAGGTAAAACTTGCCAGTGGCGGTGAAATAGATTCACTGATCCGGAGGGTGGCAATAACCCATGGTGCAAGATTTATCACCAGTGATGTTGTCCAGTCCGAGGTTGCAAAGGCAAAAGGTCTTGACGTATTATACCTGCGACCTCAGGTAGAGGATTTTACGCCTCTTGCAATTGATCAGTTTTTTGACGAATACACGATAGCAGTTTATCTGAAAGAGCGTGCAAAGCCGATGGTTCGCAGAGGAACCATCGGAAAGACTGAGACGTTTACTGCCAGAGATACCCTTTGTACTGAGTACGAACTCAGGTCCATGGCACAGGAGATTCTTGAGCGTGCCAAACGCGATCCTGATGGTTTCATCGAGATAGAGAAGCGTGGAGTTACTGTTGTGCAGATCGGATCCATGCGGATATCGATCGCCCGCCGCCCCTTCTCTGACGGTATGGAGATCACCGCAGTCAGGCCTATCGTTGATCTCTCTCTCCAGGATTACAGCCAGGCAGAAATAATCAAAAAAATCCTGCTCAGCGAAAAACCAGGCGTTCTGATCACCGGCACACCAGGGTGTGGAAAGACCACTCTTGCCCAGGCTATTGCCACATACCTATCTGATTCAGGTTGCATTGTCAAGACAATGGAACAGCCACGGGAGATGCAGGTTCCGGACCAGATCACCCAGTATACAGCCCTTGACGGTAGTATGGTCAATACAGCCGACGTCATGCTCCTTGTTCGTCCGGATTATGTCATCTTTGATGAACTGCGGAAGAATGATGACTTTGATGTCTTTGCTGATATGCGACTTGCCGGGATTGGCATGGTTGGTATTCTCCACGCAGTCTCACCGCTTGAGGCACTTCAGCGGATGGCATACCGCATAGACTTCTCTGCTCTTTCACAGGTCTTTGGAAGTCTTATCTACATGAAGGATGGGCAGATTCAACACATCTACTCAACCAGTTTCTCGATGAAGATACCGGAAGGCGCAGACAATGAGATGCACATCCGTCCGGTTACAACCCTTTCAGAACTCCAGACTGGTGATGTGGCCTTTGAGATCTTCAAGTTCGGTACTGAGACCGTTGTACTTCCAATAGCCCCTGTTGAGGAAGAAGAGGCACCGGCATATGAGCCACCACAGGAGACTGGTAAGGGTCTTGAACCAGAGAAGGCTGTGGTTGCGGTTGCAACAGTTCAGAACTCTGAACCCCAACAGTCTGAAGACGAGAATGAGAATGAAGACGAGGATGAAGAGAGTTCCACCTGGGAAGTTACTGAACGGGATATCCAGCGTGAGATCGGCAGATACTCTAATGGTGAGATCCTTGTCGAGATGCTCTCAGCAACCAAGGCTGTTGTATACATTGACGATCGCGACGTTCCAGCTGCAATCGGTAAGGGCGGCAAGAACATCGCTGCAATCGTGAACAAGGTGGGTGTCGGGATTGACATCAGACCTGCCAGTGAACTTGCCAAGAAGGCAAAGGTTGCAGCAGCCTCAGCCCCGGTCGAGAAAGAGGAACTGAACCTTGGTGAGGGACTGCAGGTCAGGATTGACAAGAAGCAACTCTCAATCATATCCTCTGATAACACTGGCAAGATAGTGGATGTCTTTGCAGGGAGGGAGTATCTCTTCACAGCCACAGTCAATGACTCTGGTGAGATTCACCTCGCAAAGAACAGTACTATTGCACAGGAGATGCTGCGCAGGTATAATGAGGGCGAGCCCATCAGGCTCAAGACGGTCTAAAGGTGGAATCAAAGAGGACATATCGTGACTCAGGATACCATTAACCAGGAGGCCGCAGTCAGGGCCAGATGGGAAGGGGCATTTGTCACAAAACCATCTGACAAGCAGAAGTTCTATCTCACCGTTGCATATCCGTACCCAAGCGGGGCGATGCATGTCGGCCATGGCAGGACATACATCGTTCCAGATGTTATCGCACGGTTCTGGAGGATGCGGGGTCGTGAAGTACTGTACCCGATGGCATTCCATGTCACCGGTGCACCAGTGGTCGGGATTTCAAAACGGATTGCACGAAAGGATGAGAAGGCAATCAAACTGTACCGGGATCTTTATCGGGTTCCCCAGGATGTGCTGGATTCATTCACTGATCCCCTCAATATTGTCAATCACTTTGCGAACGAATACGAACGGGTGATGAAACAGGCCGGGCTTTCGATTGACTGGACCAGGAGGTTTACCACCGTTGAGCCTACCTACAGCAAGTTCATCGAATGGCAATGGAAACACCTCAACGAGGCAGGGCATGTTGTAAAAGGTGCCCACCCGGTCAGGTACTGCCCACAGGATGATAACCCGGTCGGTGATCACGATCTTCTTGAGGGAGACAAGGCAGAGATTCAGAAGTTCACTCTGATCCTCTTCAAGTATGGGGATATCACCATCCCATGCGCAACACTCAGACCTGAAACCATTTATGGTGTCACCAATCTCTGGGTAAATCCGGATGTCGAGTACGTAAGAGCAGCCGTGGACGGGAAAGAGTGGATTCTCTCCCGCGAAGCGATGATCAAACTCGGTCTTCAGGATCACGAAGTAAAGGAACTTGGCGTTATCAGGGGATCTGAACTCGTTGATAAAACCGTAACCCACCCATTCTGTGGTGAAATCCCTATTCTTCCGGCAGTATTCGTAGACCCGGACATGGCAACAGGTCTTGTAATGAGTGTGCCTGCCCATGCACCCTATGATTACATTGCACTGCGTGATCTGCAGCAGAAAGGAAAGTACACCTCAATTAAGCCTGTTGGTCTTATCAAGGTCGACGGGTTTGGAGAATTCCCGGCTGTTGAGGCAGTGGAAAAGGCAGATATCATCAACCAGGATGATCCCAACCTTGAAGCCCTGACCCAGGAGGTCTATTCCGCAGAGCACAGCACCGGAAAGATGTATGAACAATACGGGGGAAAACCGGTAAAGTTCGCACGGGATGAGATAGGCCAGCTGCTCACAGACAAGCATGGCTCCTTTGTCATGTATGAGTTTGACACCCGCCCGGTTGTCTGCAGATGTGGCTCCCGGGTGTATGTCAAGGTCCTGCATGACCAGTGGTTCCTTGAGTACAGTGATCCGGCCTGGAAAAAACAGGTCTATGATCAGCTTGCAAATATGGAACTTGTGCCTTCAGAGGTCAGGATAGAGTTTGACCGGACAGTTGGCTGGCTCAAGGACTGGGCATGTTCACGGCGGGTAGGACTTGGTACAAAGATGCCATGGGATCCTGAGTGGCTCATTGAGCCTCTCTCTGATTCCACTATTTACATGGCGTATTACACCATTGCCGCACGGATAAAGAAGATGAACCCTGCCATCCTGACACCGGAAGTCTTCGATTACATCTTCCTGGGCAAAGAGTCACCGGATCTTCCTGAGCGTGCAGAACTTGATGCAATGAGGAAAGAATTCCTCTTCTGGTATCCGTATGACTTCAGGTTCTCAGCAAAGGACCTCATCTCCAATCACCTGACGTTCCAGATATTCCACCACTGTTCGATATTCCCAAAGAACTTACTTCCACACGGAATGGTAGTCTTCGGGATGGGTCTTCTGAACGGTGCTAAGATGTCATCCTCGAAAGGCAACGTCTATCTGCTCGAAGATGCTATCAACGACTTCGGTGCTGACACAGTCAGAATGTTTTTGATTGGTAGCGGCGAACCGTGGCAGGACTTTGACTGGAGAAATGAACTGGTCGCTTCAACCAGAAAACAGATTGAGAGGTTTGCATCAACCATTCGCGAGGCAAACACAGCAGGAGGAAGTCCGGCGTCTATTGACCGTTGGATCATCTCACGGGTTCAGGAACATATCAGGGAAGTTACCAGGGCGATGGAAAACTTCCAGACCAGGCAGGCTCTTCAGGAGGCTTTCTTCGGACTTGAATCTGATCTGAAGTGGTACAGACGTCGTCTCGGAGGAGGACTCACTGGTGGCAAGGAGACCCTTCATGAGATCAGTTCTACCTGGGTCCGCCTGCTGGCACCGATCATTCCCTTTACTGCAGAAGGACTCTGGAAAGAGATGGGTCATGATGAATTGATCTCTTTCGCATCATGGCCAGAGGCAGACGAGACTAAGATAGATATCAGCGCAGAGATAGGCGAGGACCTTCTCGCACGCACTGTAGAGGATATTGAATCGCTGCTTCGCATCATCAAGATGAAACCTCAGCAGGTTACTATCTGTGTATCTCCCGAATGGAAGTGGGAGATCTTTACAATGATCGCATCGGCTCCTGACAAGAAGAATGTCATGCGAGAGATCATGCAGCAGGAAAGCGTGAGAGCACGGGGCAAAGAGGCTGCTGATGCGGTAAAGAACTGCACAACCCACTATCACCGGCTTTCATCAGAACTAGTTGACCAGATAGTGGAGAGTAGACCTGACGAACTGGCTGTCTTTATTGCAGCCCAGAAGTTCCTTGAGAATGAATTCAACCTCAAGTTCACCATGGTAGCAGCAGAAAACTGCTCACATGAAAAAGCAGGAAATGCTCTGCCTTATAAACCAGCAATAATAATCGAATAAAAGAGACGGTTATTCAACCGTTTTAGCTTTTTTTACCCGTTCTTTTGTTGTGTATCCAGTTACTGCATCAAGATACCGCCTGAACCTGCGGTTTGTGTCAAGAATGATCTGTTCATCTTCGATACCGGTCTTTGACTTTGTCTCAACGAGCATGGTTTTTCCTGTTGCCCCGACCTTTACCTGCATTGATTCGATGGCACCGAAGCTGATCTGATAGAACCCGTCAACCTCTTTTGGTTCAATTTCGAAGTGCTCTTTGAGTTTTTCAACTATGTTCTCAGAAAGTTGCTTTATATGAGTCCGCTTGATTGGATACTCCTGCATACTCATTTTATAGCTTCGATGGGTATCTTAATGTAATGATGAACAGTCAGGTGCCCGACGTCATCGTGCATTCACCACCTCCATCTGGTCAGCCGGTTACGGTTTTTATCGGATTTCCCGGAAGTGGCCTTGTTGGGAGCATAGCACTCTCATACATCGTAGAGAAACTTGGATTCACCCAGATCGGGGTGATAACCAGTAAGTACTTCCCGCCGATGGCAATGATGACTGAAGGAGTCATAGCAGTTCCCGTTCGAATCTATGAGAAAGATGCAACAATCGCAATATTTGCTGATATCCCGATTCATCCACAGATCTGTTATGAAGTCGCCAATGCGATCCTTGACTGGCTCAAACCGGTAACGATTGCCGAAGTGGTAACCATTGCAGGTATCATCACAAATGAACCGGAGAAACGGGTGTTCTGTGTCACCACTGCAAAGGAATTACTTGACAAGATCGGTGAAAATGCACTCAAACTTCCCATTGGAAGCATATCAGGTATTGCCAGCAGTATCCTCACCGAATGCAAAGTCAGGGGAATACCTGGCATCGGGCTTCTTGGTGAGACAATAAACGCTCCTGATCCCCGAGCTGCAGCAGCAACGATAGAGGTAATGAAAACGATATATCAATTCCCTGTTGATACAAGCGGCCTATTAGAACAGGCAGATGAGATTGAGGCACAGATGCATCGTCTCTCTGAAGAGGTGCAGTCTGCAGAAGAGCAGCCAGTAAAGACTGATCCCTTACTTCCAATGTACGGGTGACCACCATGGAGTGTATCACATTATCAGGGATCTCACCGCAGGTAATCGAAGAACTTAGGAAAGGAGTCCCACGGACTGTAGAGCTCACGAGTGCTCACAATGTCATAGCATTGTCAACTGTAGCTCCGGGCGCAAGGGTCTTCATGACATCAGTTGACTGCGAAGATATCGTAATTGGCGACACAGGTATCATCGTAGAGATCCAATCAGTCTCCATCACTATGAAACACGTTGTTGAGGTTTCACAAGGATATCATGTCATGGAAAGGGAACGTATGTCTGCACGATGTAAACTGAAATATATCTCAAACACCACCATCAAGGCAACGGTAAGTCCCTGCCGACTGACTGAACCACGCAGGGTTGATGTTGTAAGACCTGTAATTTTTCATGCAGGATAACCCTTTTTTTCGCTAGGTTTAAACCAGTCCAGATGCAATATATAGAGGCACAGTGGACCTGTGGCTTAGCCTGGATATAGCGTCGGGCTTCTAACCCGAATGTCGGGGGTTCGAATCCCCCCAGGTCCGTAAAACTATTTTCTGAAAAATTTTGTGCTCATTATGCCTCTTATGAGCAACACTGGAAATAAAAAAATTATTGGGTTCTGCTGATATGAAGAACCTGATCAAAGAAATGGTACTGAGTCCCGTCCATAAAGGCTACATCAGCACCTATTCGCTCCATGCAATTGTTTGAGGCAATGAAATTGACTGTAGATCCAACTTTGTTTCCAAGATCCTTGGTTTCAGTTGTTCCATCCGGAGCATACCTTGTCACTTTCAGCGACTTGATGAGATTTTGACCAAAACCACCACGGAATTCAACGGTGATGGTGCTGATGTCAACATTCGCCTGAATGGCTACAGATTTGTTTCCTGGAATCTCTTCAACCGGAGCAGTCTTCAAGGATGGTGAAGCAGCGATCTCTTCGCAGGGATCAATCACTTTCTTAAAACCAACGCTACAGATACCAGATACTACAGGAAGTACTTCATTCAGGAACGGGTACTCAATTCCATCCATATATACCGCGGTCCCTGTCACCTGGTCACCACACCCAGTTCCTGTAAATTTGACTGTATCTCCAGTTTGCCATCCAAGGTTCTTTGTCTCTGTTTTTCCGTCTGGTGATGTTACAGTTATCTGTAAGGATTTTAGAAGATTCTGACCGAATCCACCACGGAATGTTGCAGTGATCGATGTTCCCATCTGATCAACCTGAACACCTATAGAGAGATTTGCAGGAGGCTGAATTGTTTCTACGGGTACTGGAAATACACCATCTGTTGCTGTTACAATCCCCATTGCCATCAATGAAAGCAACGCAAGTCCCACCAGTAGCGCTCTGGTTCCATCCATAATAGGAGTCTGTTCAACCTGAATACTATTTCAGGATTATGGTATGAATCAAAGAACGAAATTCAATGAAAAAAAGAATTACTCGAGAATAATGTTCTGGATATTATGTTCGCGGAGAGCAAGCATCTTTGTGCGGTTCAAATTTTTACCCGCTTTCCCTATTGCTAGTCCGCGATCCTCATCCCTGATCACCACGTGGGCGATCTGGTCACCATGATAATCCGAGTATTGTATCTCGGTCACCTTGGCAGGATGGAAGCAGTTCTTGAGGAACTGGGTCGGATCATCCGAGTACTCCACAACCTCACAGCGCTTGCCAAGTGTCTCGGCTGCTTTCTTAATATTGGCACCCTGTTTGCCAATGGCAAGCCCCATCTCACCGTTATTTACGATGAAGATAAACCGGTTATTCTCTTCGTCGGCGATGACGTCACGGCTTCCAGCACCAGTCAGGTGTTCAAACCGGGCAATCAGAGCCAGTTTCTCTTCGTTAAGAACTACTCCCATATCACTCGCTTACCTTGAAAGGCTCAGAATGTCAGACTCGCCTGCTTCTACAACTGCCAGGGCGCTTACCATGAATGGCTTACCACAGGCACGGCCGAGCTGGACACTTGAACCCGGGAAGGTATGAGCCTTTACATCTTCCTTACCAGAAAGAAACTCGACAAACTCCTTCGGGCAGTTTCCTGCAACCACGATGAGCTGTGCTTTTTTGCTCTCAATACACTCTTTTGTCTCATTCTGACCAAGGATCACAGTCCCGGTCTTGATAGCCCGTCTAAGGGAAGTGTTGAAATCCATATGAAATACCCTATACTTTCTGCCTTACTACTAATTTAACATCCCCGGTCCCGAGCTGAATCGGCTGGCCGACAATGACATTCTCAGTAACTCCGCAGAGAACATCTGCTTCGTGAGCTACCGCTGCATCCAGGAGGTGATTGACAGTCACTTCGAATGCTGCACGTGAGAGAACACTCTCCTTCTCTCCTGCAATTCCGTGACGTCCGATCTGCTTGACTTCGCCTTCCATGCACATCATATCTGCAACGAGCATGATATGACGGACATCGACCATGATACCCTGTTCACCAAGG
This DNA window, taken from Methanospirillum lacunae, encodes the following:
- a CDS encoding NusA-like transcription termination signal-binding factor, producing MGVVLNEEKLALIARFEHLTGAGSRDVIADEENNRFIFIVNNGEMGLAIGKQGANIKKAAETLGKRCEVVEYSDDPTQFLKNCFHPAKVTEIQYSDYHGDQIAHVVIRDEDRGLAIGKAGKNLNRTKMLALREHNIQNIILE
- the leuS gene encoding leucine--tRNA ligase, with the translated sequence MTQDTINQEAAVRARWEGAFVTKPSDKQKFYLTVAYPYPSGAMHVGHGRTYIVPDVIARFWRMRGREVLYPMAFHVTGAPVVGISKRIARKDEKAIKLYRDLYRVPQDVLDSFTDPLNIVNHFANEYERVMKQAGLSIDWTRRFTTVEPTYSKFIEWQWKHLNEAGHVVKGAHPVRYCPQDDNPVGDHDLLEGDKAEIQKFTLILFKYGDITIPCATLRPETIYGVTNLWVNPDVEYVRAAVDGKEWILSREAMIKLGLQDHEVKELGVIRGSELVDKTVTHPFCGEIPILPAVFVDPDMATGLVMSVPAHAPYDYIALRDLQQKGKYTSIKPVGLIKVDGFGEFPAVEAVEKADIINQDDPNLEALTQEVYSAEHSTGKMYEQYGGKPVKFARDEIGQLLTDKHGSFVMYEFDTRPVVCRCGSRVYVKVLHDQWFLEYSDPAWKKQVYDQLANMELVPSEVRIEFDRTVGWLKDWACSRRVGLGTKMPWDPEWLIEPLSDSTIYMAYYTIAARIKKMNPAILTPEVFDYIFLGKESPDLPERAELDAMRKEFLFWYPYDFRFSAKDLISNHLTFQIFHHCSIFPKNLLPHGMVVFGMGLLNGAKMSSSKGNVYLLEDAINDFGADTVRMFLIGSGEPWQDFDWRNELVASTRKQIERFASTIREANTAGGSPASIDRWIISRVQEHIREVTRAMENFQTRQALQEAFFGLESDLKWYRRRLGGGLTGGKETLHEISSTWVRLLAPIIPFTAEGLWKEMGHDELISFASWPEADETKIDISAEIGEDLLARTVEDIESLLRIIKMKPQQVTICVSPEWKWEIFTMIASAPDKKNVMREIMQQESVRARGKEAADAVKNCTTHYHRLSSELVDQIVESRPDELAVFIAAQKFLENEFNLKFTMVAAENCSHEKAGNALPYKPAIIIE
- a CDS encoding proteasome assembly chaperone family protein: MMNSQVPDVIVHSPPPSGQPVTVFIGFPGSGLVGSIALSYIVEKLGFTQIGVITSKYFPPMAMMTEGVIAVPVRIYEKDATIAIFADIPIHPQICYEVANAILDWLKPVTIAEVVTIAGIITNEPEKRVFCVTTAKELLDKIGENALKLPIGSISGIASSILTECKVRGIPGIGLLGETINAPDPRAAAATIEVMKTIYQFPVDTSGLLEQADEIEAQMHRLSEEVQSAEEQPVKTDPLLPMYG
- a CDS encoding DUF473 domain-containing protein, giving the protein MECITLSGISPQVIEELRKGVPRTVELTSAHNVIALSTVAPGARVFMTSVDCEDIVIGDTGIIVEIQSVSITMKHVVEVSQGYHVMERERMSARCKLKYISNTTIKATVSPCRLTEPRRVDVVRPVIFHAG
- a CDS encoding DUF5611 family protein, with amino-acid sequence MSMQEYPIKRTHIKQLSENIVEKLKEHFEIEPKEVDGFYQISFGAIESMQVKVGATGKTMLVETKSKTGIEDEQIILDTNRRFRRYLDAVTGYTTKERVKKAKTVE
- a CDS encoding PINc/VapC family ATPase, with the translated sequence MKLVPDTSVVIDGRITTLIDTGEYNGAQIIIPEAVVAELEAQANQGREIGFSGLTELQELCKLAERGIISIEFYGERPTLEQVKLASGGEIDSLIRRVAITHGARFITSDVVQSEVAKAKGLDVLYLRPQVEDFTPLAIDQFFDEYTIAVYLKERAKPMVRRGTIGKTETFTARDTLCTEYELRSMAQEILERAKRDPDGFIEIEKRGVTVVQIGSMRISIARRPFSDGMEITAVRPIVDLSLQDYSQAEIIKKILLSEKPGVLITGTPGCGKTTLAQAIATYLSDSGCIVKTMEQPREMQVPDQITQYTALDGSMVNTADVMLLVRPDYVIFDELRKNDDFDVFADMRLAGIGMVGILHAVSPLEALQRMAYRIDFSALSQVFGSLIYMKDGQIQHIYSTSFSMKIPEGADNEMHIRPVTTLSELQTGDVAFEIFKFGTETVVLPIAPVEEEEAPAYEPPQETGKGLEPEKAVVAVATVQNSEPQQSEDENENEDEDEESSTWEVTERDIQREIGRYSNGEILVEMLSATKAVVYIDDRDVPAAIGKGGKNIAAIVNKVGVGIDIRPASELAKKAKVAAASAPVEKEELNLGEGLQVRIDKKQLSIISSDNTGKIVDVFAGREYLFTATVNDSGEIHLAKNSTIAQEMLRRYNEGEPIRLKTV
- the hisI gene encoding phosphoribosyl-AMP cyclohydrolase, producing MKDVESGLVELSFDEQGLIPVITQDHETKDVLMLAYATREAVDLTQKSGYAHYYSRSRKKIWKKGEESGNLQKVYEIRVDCDADTLIYIVSQQCAACHTGHWTCFYRTISGKIIADRLFEPDKVYNKSNE
- a CDS encoding A24 family peptidase C-terminal domain-containing protein gives rise to the protein MDIFSMPAVMLPLAVNALVLIITLIYGCREDIRERAVPVVMWYPALAIGIPMLIWFWYSVAEAGDLRMMMPLIPLILFFVVAFYLFTRFNLMGMADTKALILITVLIPCFPFAPVTGYPIFGFPPYVFLPFSVLFNAVVINLILPVTFFIMNVIRGNRAPLPYLFLGFPVQGSDIENQFGIVMEEFTEVNGELQRKFIGVGAAIKDLVAGGKRVYTKSLKEHPERYRKELALYRKAGTVWISYGVPFLIPITGGLISALFLGDLFGFLIRLVVS
- a CDS encoding 50S ribosomal protein L30e; amino-acid sequence: MDFNTSLRRAIKTGTVILGQNETKECIESKKAQLIVVAGNCPKEFVEFLSGKEDVKAHTFPGSSVQLGRACGKPFMVSALAVVEAGESDILSLSR